One window of Salminus brasiliensis chromosome 16, fSalBra1.hap2, whole genome shotgun sequence genomic DNA carries:
- the dmtn gene encoding dematin isoform X1, with translation MQKAGTAPSSRGPSAPGSPATSIVARMDNQVIAYKDLAAIPKDKAILEVERPDLMVYEPHFNISALDRTGLSRSRERSMSPHSISPPPSPEIFASREQKEWSEQGSPGGSAMGSTAQLRKISASKGPMQHFHRPDNGSNIYNKPPIYKHGSQEGSATAQNKHKEDVIILSSKFPAAQPPDPNQPSKIETEYWPCPPSLASMEIEWRKKAAEQGKAVEDDEFEDLTEDAKRLQEQELNKIQSNLGKLILKEEIEKSVHIRRKTRSLPDRTHMHLGSSGASKSASLPPCSRSGLTRLQSADFTSTDTDKARSGLQVRAFLHHMAHDCCLLAGLC, from the exons ATGCAGAAG GCAGGGACAGCTCCGTCTTCAAGGGGTCCCAGTGCTCCCGGATCTCCAGCAACTTCTATTGTG GCCAGAATGGACAATCAGGTGATTGCTTATAAGGACTTGGCGGCTATTCCTAAAGATAAAGCCATCCTGGAGGTGGAGCGGCCCGACCTGATGGTGTACGAGCCGCACTTCAACATTTCAGCTCTGGACCGCACCGGCCTGTCCCGGAGCAGAGAG AGATCGATGTCTCCTCACTCCATCTCGCCCCCTCCGTCCCCCGAG ATTTTTGCCTCCAGAGAGCAGAAGGAGTGGTCCGAGCAGGGTTCTCCTGGAGGGTCTGCCATGGGCTCTACAGCACAACTCCGCAAAATCAGCGCCTCCAAAGGACCCATGCAGCACTTCCACAGGCCAG ACAATGGAAGCAACATCTACAACAAGCCTCCCATTTACAAGCACG GCTCCCAAGAGGGCTCTGCAACAGCccagaataaacacaaagaaGACGTCATCATCCTGTCCTCCAAATTCCCTGCAGCCCAACCTCCTGATCCCAACCAGCCGTCAAAGATAGAGACAGAATACTGGCCCTGTCCACCTTCTCTGGCTAGCATGG agattGAGTGGCGAAAGAAGGCGGCAGAGCAGGGCAAAGCTGTAGAGGACGACGAGTTCGAGGACCTGACTGAGGACGCGAAGAGACTGCAGGAACAGGAACTTAATAAG ATCCAGTCCAACTTGGGAAAACTGATCCTGAAGGAGGAAATAGAGAAGTCAGTTCACATCCGGAGGAAAACACGCTCCCTACCGGACAGGACACACATGCACTTGG GTTCCAGCGGAGCGTCTAAATCTGCCTCTTTACCTCCCTGCAGTCGCTCAGGACTCACCCGG CTGCAGTCAGCTGACTTCACCTCCACAGACACCGACAAAGCCAGATCAG gCCTGCAGGTAAGAGCGTTTCTGCATCACATGGCGCATGACTGCTGTCTGTTAGCAGGACTTTGCTAA